The following proteins come from a genomic window of Finegoldia magna ATCC 29328:
- a CDS encoding GNAT family N-acetyltransferase — translation MKLKLIKLTKEYELKLGEMIDEWKIDQEMNNTNTSPWSIFKNDYHDFDYYLNNLEIKSKTENKVPDSVFFLLDEERDKLLGAVNIRHYLNESLLKEGGHIGDGIRPSERRKGYATEMVRLALIECKKLGIERVLMICDKENIGSAKSIIKNGGVLENEFVNSDGKTIQRYWIDN, via the coding sequence ATGAAACTAAAATTAATTAAACTAACTAAAGAGTATGAATTAAAGCTTGGTGAGATGATCGATGAATGGAAGATTGACCAAGAAATGAATAACACAAACACTTCTCCGTGGTCAATATTTAAAAATGATTACCATGATTTTGACTATTATCTAAATAACTTAGAAATAAAATCTAAAACTGAAAATAAAGTTCCAGATTCAGTTTTCTTCCTTTTAGATGAAGAAAGAGATAAGCTTTTAGGGGCTGTAAATATTCGCCACTATTTAAATGAGTCACTTTTGAAAGAAGGTGGACATATTGGAGATGGAATAAGACCCAGTGAGAGAAGAAAAGGCTATGCCACAGAAATGGTAAGACTAGCTTTGATAGAGTGTAAAAAATTGGGAATTGAAAGAGTACTCATGATTTGTGATAAAGAAAATATAGGATCAGCTAAGTCTATTATTAAAAATGGTGGAGTACTTGAAAATGAGTTTGTTAACTCAGATGGTAAGACGATTCAAAGATATTGGATAGACAATTAA
- a CDS encoding S66 family peptidase: MIKKIGVVSLSSGVLGESFVEHEIKIGIDRLNKLGVEIEFLPNSLKGIDFLKNNPELRADDLLLAFEDDTIDMILCAIGGEDTYRLAPYLFERDRLKNIVKQKLFLGFSDSTMNHFMLNKLGIKTFYGQAFLPDVCELSANMLAYTEKYFLELIKTGKINEIHPSEVWYEAREDFSKKAIGIEMKSHPNTGFELLRGNPIFSGKILGGCIETIYDMFDNSRFNDTVEICSKYNLFPTLEEWENKILLIESSEEKSKPDLYRKMIRALKNYGIFDKLSGILVGKPQNEIYYEEYKSILLEEITNKDLPIVYNINIGHSTPRCIIPFGVEAEVNVNKQTISFNY, translated from the coding sequence ATGATAAAGAAAATAGGAGTTGTGAGCTTATCAAGTGGTGTTTTGGGAGAAAGTTTTGTTGAGCATGAAATAAAAATAGGAATAGATAGATTAAATAAGTTAGGAGTCGAAATAGAATTTTTACCTAATTCTTTGAAAGGCATAGACTTTTTAAAAAATAATCCAGAACTTAGGGCAGATGATTTGCTGCTTGCTTTTGAAGATGACACTATTGATATGATTTTATGTGCTATTGGTGGAGAAGATACCTACAGATTAGCTCCTTATTTATTTGAAAGAGATAGATTAAAAAATATTGTTAAACAAAAACTTTTTTTAGGCTTTTCTGACTCAACAATGAATCACTTTATGCTAAATAAGCTTGGCATAAAAACATTTTATGGTCAGGCTTTCTTGCCAGATGTATGTGAACTATCTGCTAATATGTTAGCTTATACAGAAAAATACTTTTTGGAACTTATAAAAACAGGAAAAATAAATGAGATACATCCTAGTGAAGTTTGGTATGAGGCAAGGGAAGATTTTAGCAAGAAAGCTATAGGAATAGAAATGAAAAGCCATCCTAATACCGGTTTTGAGCTTTTAAGAGGAAATCCTATATTTAGTGGAAAAATTTTAGGCGGATGCATAGAAACAATATATGATATGTTCGATAATTCTAGATTTAACGATACAGTAGAAATTTGTAGCAAATATAATTTATTTCCAACCCTTGAGGAATGGGAGAATAAGATTTTACTAATAGAATCAAGCGAAGAAAAATCAAAACCAGATTTATATAGGAAAATGATACGTGCTCTAAAAAACTACGGAATATTTGATAAATTATCAGGAATACTAGTAGGGAAACCTCAAAATGAAATCTATTACGAGGAGTATAAATCTATTTTATTAGAAGAAATCACCAATAAAGATTTACCTATTGTCTATAATATAAATATTGGGCACTCAACTCCAAGATGTATAATTCCTTTTGGGGTAGAAGCAGAAGTAAATGTAAATAAACAAACTATATCCTTTAATTATTAA
- a CDS encoding ATP-dependent DNA helicase, whose translation MKKEIKLSVRDLVEYTERSGDIDDRFRNVFDRAKEGQKIHKMIQKEYDIGFLPEVTLKNTTLYKSVNYIVEGRADGIGIKNGKTLIDEIKSTTRDLEELEYNSNKYHWAQVKCYGYFYTLDNDLEDIDLQLTYYQTDTKKIKFIRQNFTFEELKEFYFSLLEKYSVFTELITQHIKKRDESIQNLSFPYPAFRAGQKYLSQNVYSATKQGVDLMVEAATGIGKTISTLFPSIKAMGEDLTDKIFYLTAKSTLKKACNDQLYLMKQKGLIIKSVEIIAKNKVCINNEVKCNPNDCEFAKGHYDRVNKCILDMLENGDIIVEEIIKKYAFKYRVCPLELELDLSNFCDIVICDYNYVFDPVVYLKRFFEVPYLRMSLLVDEAHNLVSRGRDMYSYSLSFNQLMDCCDELVDEKKELKIKRNLKKIAQQIKDEALGKPVNTYEDLSVDLIDYCVRCKESMTKFLVEEKDKPYYDKVLDVYFEINKFLKISDFYDDSFVTLIKSENDDVIYNIMCLNTHNIFKNLLKKCKSNVFFSATLSPMTYFADVLGLEKFYNIRLESPFPKENLKVNHINISTRFKDREDTKYKIAEILRKINEKPGNKLIFFPSYSYLESVYEICDFDILTQERTLTDMERLEFLSQFTTSSNIMAFCVLGGVFSEGVDLSGDRLNTVGIISVGLPGISVENDLIKKYFDENGKNGFDYAYVYPGMNKVHQAGGRLIRTDTDTGELFLIDDRFDSYPYKSLLPNSWK comes from the coding sequence ATGAAAAAAGAAATCAAACTTTCTGTCAGAGATTTGGTTGAATACACTGAACGAAGTGGCGACATAGACGATAGGTTCAGAAATGTGTTCGACAGAGCAAAAGAAGGACAGAAAATCCATAAAATGATTCAAAAAGAATACGATATTGGATTTTTGCCGGAAGTTACTCTCAAAAACACTACCCTTTACAAATCAGTAAATTACATCGTAGAAGGAAGAGCTGACGGAATAGGAATTAAAAACGGCAAAACTTTAATAGATGAAATAAAATCTACTACGCGTGATTTGGAAGAATTGGAATACAATTCCAACAAATATCACTGGGCACAAGTAAAATGCTACGGGTATTTTTATACTTTGGACAACGACTTGGAAGATATTGATTTGCAACTTACTTATTATCAAACTGATACCAAGAAAATAAAATTTATCAGGCAAAATTTTACTTTTGAAGAATTAAAAGAATTTTATTTTTCGTTGTTAGAAAAATATTCCGTGTTCACAGAATTAATCACACAGCACATAAAGAAGCGTGACGAATCCATTCAGAACTTGTCATTTCCCTATCCTGCATTTAGAGCTGGTCAGAAGTATTTAAGCCAAAACGTTTATTCTGCAACCAAACAGGGTGTGGATTTGATGGTGGAAGCTGCAACAGGAATTGGCAAGACTATCTCCACGCTTTTTCCTTCAATTAAAGCTATGGGAGAAGATTTGACGGACAAGATTTTTTATTTGACTGCAAAGTCTACTCTTAAAAAAGCCTGCAACGACCAATTGTATTTGATGAAACAAAAAGGTTTGATAATAAAATCAGTCGAGATAATCGCAAAGAACAAGGTCTGTATCAATAATGAAGTTAAATGCAATCCGAATGATTGCGAATTTGCAAAAGGTCACTACGACAGGGTCAACAAATGCATTCTCGATATGCTTGAAAACGGAGATATTATCGTGGAAGAAATCATTAAAAAATACGCATTCAAATACAGAGTGTGTCCGTTGGAGTTGGAGCTTGATTTGTCCAATTTCTGCGACATTGTGATTTGCGATTACAATTATGTTTTTGATCCGGTAGTTTATCTGAAAAGATTTTTCGAAGTTCCTTATTTGAGGATGTCTCTTTTGGTTGACGAAGCGCATAACTTGGTAAGTCGAGGACGTGATATGTACTCTTATTCGTTGAGTTTCAACCAACTTATGGACTGTTGTGATGAGCTCGTAGATGAAAAAAAAGAACTCAAAATCAAACGCAATTTGAAAAAAATCGCCCAGCAAATCAAAGATGAAGCTTTGGGAAAACCTGTCAACACTTATGAGGATTTGTCGGTTGATTTGATTGATTATTGTGTTCGTTGCAAAGAATCCATGACGAAATTCTTGGTTGAAGAAAAGGACAAGCCATACTACGACAAAGTATTGGATGTGTATTTTGAAATCAATAAGTTTTTGAAAATTTCTGATTTTTACGATGATTCTTTCGTTACTTTGATAAAATCAGAAAACGATGATGTTATTTACAACATCATGTGCTTGAACACACACAATATTTTTAAAAATCTTTTGAAAAAATGCAAATCAAATGTATTTTTCTCAGCGACTTTGTCTCCTATGACTTACTTTGCAGATGTATTGGGTTTGGAAAAATTCTACAACATAAGATTGGAATCTCCTTTCCCAAAAGAGAATTTGAAAGTAAATCACATCAATATTTCAACTAGATTTAAAGACCGCGAAGATACGAAATACAAAATCGCAGAAATTCTTCGAAAAATCAACGAAAAGCCTGGAAACAAACTCATTTTCTTCCCATCTTATTCTTATTTGGAATCAGTGTATGAGATTTGTGATTTCGATATTTTAACGCAAGAAAGAACGCTAACTGATATGGAAAGGTTGGAATTTTTGTCCCAATTTACAACAAGTTCAAACATAATGGCTTTTTGTGTTCTGGGTGGAGTTTTCAGTGAGGGCGTTGATTTGAGCGGCGACAGATTGAATACTGTAGGGATAATTTCAGTCGGACTTCCTGGAATTAGCGTAGAAAATGATTTGATTAAAAAATATTTCGACGAAAATGGAAAAAACGGATTCGATTACGCTTACGTGTATCCAGGAATGAACAAGGTACACCAAGCTGGTGGAAGACTTATCAGAACAGATACCGATACTGGAGAATTATTTTTGATTGACGATAGGTTTGACTCATATCCTTACAAATCGCTTCTTCCAAATAGCTGGAAATAA
- the rlmD gene encoding 23S rRNA (uracil(1939)-C(5))-methyltransferase RlmD, which yields MKKILEAKVEYNVFPNKGICKIDDNLYSIKNTIQGQTISFQRKRKKKGFIEGKLVEKLEKSPLETIEGCPVNERCGGCIYQKLEYDVECDLKKKTLTELYKDIYDEDIIFHPSPILQGYRNKMEYTFGDSVKGGPLVLGLHTKNKFYEITDTVDCNIIDEGFNKIRQAVQEYFRDKNYEFFKKIKHTGLLRHFIIRKSFSDDEYMINLVTTSDKFDVNDFVEFAKQIDNRIVSIYHTINDNISDAVIVDKLELLHGKEYLTEKINGLEFRISPFSFFQPNPAQAEQIYTRALELAGDLSGKNVYDLYCGTGTIAQIFAKKSESVIGVEIVEEAVEKAKENAELNGLTNTEFICDDCLNFMEKVEKKDVVVLDPPRDGIHPKAIDRLIDINPDKFIYISCNPITQRMDLDKFIEKGYEIKSLEFFDQFPRTYHCEAVVLLSRK from the coding sequence ATGAAAAAAATTTTAGAGGCAAAAGTAGAATACAATGTATTTCCCAACAAGGGAATTTGCAAAATAGACGATAATTTGTATTCTATAAAGAACACAATTCAAGGACAAACAATCTCTTTTCAACGAAAAAGAAAGAAAAAGGGATTTATTGAGGGAAAACTAGTTGAAAAACTAGAAAAGTCTCCCCTTGAAACTATTGAAGGTTGTCCTGTAAATGAAAGATGCGGCGGTTGTATTTATCAAAAATTAGAGTACGATGTGGAGTGCGATTTGAAGAAAAAAACACTCACAGAATTGTACAAAGATATTTACGATGAGGATATTATTTTTCATCCATCGCCTATTTTACAAGGCTACAGAAACAAAATGGAATACACTTTTGGAGATAGTGTCAAAGGTGGTCCACTTGTTTTGGGACTTCACACTAAAAACAAATTCTACGAAATAACAGACACTGTAGATTGCAATATCATTGATGAAGGCTTCAACAAAATCAGACAAGCTGTTCAAGAATATTTTCGTGACAAAAATTACGAATTTTTCAAAAAAATAAAACATACTGGGCTTTTGAGACACTTCATAATCAGAAAAAGTTTCAGTGATGATGAGTACATGATTAATTTGGTAACGACAAGTGATAAGTTTGATGTGAATGATTTCGTTGAATTTGCAAAGCAAATCGACAACAGAATCGTATCGATTTACCACACAATTAACGATAATATTTCAGACGCAGTAATAGTCGACAAATTAGAATTGTTGCATGGCAAAGAATATTTGACAGAAAAAATAAACGGCTTGGAATTTAGGATATCTCCATTTTCCTTCTTCCAACCAAATCCGGCACAAGCAGAACAAATTTATACCAGAGCATTGGAATTGGCTGGAGATTTGTCAGGAAAAAACGTATATGATTTGTATTGTGGAACTGGAACCATCGCACAAATTTTCGCTAAAAAATCCGAAAGTGTGATTGGCGTCGAAATAGTAGAAGAAGCAGTCGAAAAAGCAAAAGAAAACGCAGAACTAAACGGATTGACTAACACAGAGTTCATCTGCGATGATTGCTTGAATTTTATGGAAAAAGTTGAGAAAAAAGACGTAGTAGTCTTGGATCCTCCACGAGATGGAATTCATCCAAAAGCAATCGATAGATTAATCGACATCAATCCCGATAAATTCATCTACATTTCTTGCAATCCGATAACACAAAGAATGGATTTGGACAAATTTATCGAAAAAGGGTATGAAATTAAGTCATTAGAGTTTTTCGATCAGTTCCCAAGGACTTACCACTGCGAAGCTGTTGTGCTTCTATCAAGAAAATAA
- a CDS encoding ATP-binding protein encodes MKFIGRENELEKLNTEFSKEMFSMCVIYGRRRVGKTYLIQKFMKEKSGSYFVGVESDKFINLNHLSQSIYKACNYDGNLPAFIDIDHAFRFLFEYSVNHRIAFVIDEYPYIAESFPSISSVLQNLIDEFKATSKLFLILCGSSMSFMENQVLGYKSPLYGRRSIQLKINPFSYKESAKFVENYSNHDKAIVFGLTGGVAEYLVFFDDSISLQENIINNFLSVQGRLYEEPPNLLKQELRDPKRYNDILYLISHGQTKVSEISNKLGVQSGSISPYLESLIELGIIERKTPVTNRKSNRPIYLIKDTMFNFWYKFVQPNLNLINLELGHRVYSEKIENSINDYMGKIFEKISIEYLEYRIKSGDLRFLPTDYGNWWGNDSLRKKQSEIDILAYDSENYLFVECKWRNGLCPKSVLNELIEKSKIFNSNQKFYWIISMSGFEDFSYDDNVELITLDDMYA; translated from the coding sequence ATGAAATTTATTGGTCGTGAAAATGAACTAGAAAAACTAAATACAGAATTTTCTAAAGAGATGTTTTCCATGTGTGTAATTTACGGTCGAAGAAGAGTCGGAAAAACCTATTTGATTCAAAAATTTATGAAAGAAAAATCTGGATCGTATTTTGTCGGTGTAGAATCTGATAAGTTTATCAACTTGAATCATTTGTCACAATCAATTTATAAGGCTTGTAATTATGATGGAAATTTACCTGCATTTATTGATATTGATCATGCGTTTAGATTTCTATTCGAATATTCCGTCAATCACAGAATTGCATTCGTCATTGATGAGTATCCATACATTGCTGAATCTTTCCCATCAATTTCCTCAGTTCTTCAAAATTTGATTGACGAATTCAAAGCGACAAGCAAATTGTTTTTAATATTATGTGGTTCATCTATGAGTTTTATGGAAAACCAAGTTTTAGGATATAAAAGCCCTCTTTATGGAAGAAGATCAATTCAACTAAAAATAAATCCTTTTTCCTATAAGGAATCTGCAAAATTTGTAGAGAATTATTCTAATCATGACAAGGCAATTGTTTTTGGATTAACTGGAGGCGTTGCAGAATATCTAGTTTTTTTTGATGATTCTATTAGTTTACAAGAAAATATAATCAATAATTTTTTGTCGGTGCAAGGCAGATTATACGAAGAACCTCCTAATTTATTGAAACAAGAACTCAGGGACCCAAAAAGATACAACGATATTTTGTATTTAATTTCCCATGGACAAACCAAAGTATCTGAAATATCCAATAAATTAGGTGTACAATCCGGCTCAATCAGTCCTTATCTTGAAAGTTTGATAGAACTTGGAATTATTGAAAGAAAAACCCCTGTGACTAATCGCAAATCTAATCGCCCTATTTATTTGATTAAAGACACGATGTTTAATTTCTGGTACAAATTTGTACAACCTAATCTCAATTTGATAAATCTCGAATTGGGTCACAGAGTATACTCAGAAAAAATAGAAAATTCTATAAATGATTATATGGGTAAAATTTTCGAAAAAATTTCGATAGAGTACTTGGAATACAGAATCAAATCTGGAGATTTGAGATTCTTACCTACCGATTATGGCAATTGGTGGGGAAATGATTCTCTTCGTAAAAAACAATCAGAAATTGATATATTAGCTTACGACAGTGAAAATTATCTGTTCGTGGAATGCAAATGGAGAAATGGACTTTGTCCGAAATCTGTACTCAATGAATTAATTGAAAAATCGAAAATATTTAACAGCAACCAAAAATTTTACTGGATAATTAGCATGTCTGGCTTTGAAGATTTTTCATACGATGACAATGTTGAGCTTATTACGTTAGATGACATGTACGCTTAG
- a CDS encoding ferritin family protein, translating to MNITQKDMKILLKSQQGELDVVLMYRALADTVKDANDQEAFRKLATEEGHHASVFHNLTKENLKPKKTKAIIIPLLYKIVGKKKLYKLIANGEYNAANTYAPVAEKFPEIESVKNDEKRHGDIVSSLIKN from the coding sequence ATGAATATAACACAAAAAGATATGAAAATACTATTGAAATCGCAACAAGGTGAATTAGATGTTGTGTTAATGTATCGTGCACTTGCAGATACTGTAAAAGATGCAAATGACCAAGAAGCTTTTCGTAAGCTTGCAACAGAAGAAGGTCATCATGCATCGGTATTCCACAATCTTACAAAAGAAAATCTGAAACCTAAAAAAACCAAAGCGATAATTATTCCTTTGCTCTATAAGATAGTAGGAAAGAAAAAATTATATAAACTAATTGCAAATGGAGAATACAATGCTGCTAATACCTATGCACCAGTTGCTGAAAAATTCCCAGAAATAGAAAGTGTCAAAAACGATGAAAAAAGACACGGTGATATTGTAAGTTCGTTAATTAAGAATTAA
- a CDS encoding ABC transporter ATP-binding protein, whose protein sequence is MIKVNNLHKSYSSGQESIEVLKGIDLEIKDGQIICVLGPSGSGKSTLLNILGGIETIDEGEVDVFDNKLESISKKELEKYRRNYVGFVFQFYNLVSNLNVLENIEVGKYLSNNPIDIDGLIDDLGLKEHIYKFPNEISGGQAQRTSIGRAIIKRPKLLICDEPTGALDYESAKDVLVLIEKLNKLYGSTIIIATHNTQISKMCDVILSIHNGSIKSIEENREKISANEVTW, encoded by the coding sequence ATGATAAAAGTAAATAATTTACACAAGAGCTACAGCTCTGGTCAAGAATCTATTGAGGTACTTAAAGGAATTGATTTGGAAATAAAAGATGGTCAAATAATTTGCGTTTTGGGGCCATCTGGCTCGGGCAAATCCACTTTATTGAACATACTCGGCGGAATTGAAACTATAGATGAAGGTGAGGTAGATGTTTTCGATAATAAACTTGAATCCATCAGCAAAAAAGAACTTGAAAAGTACAGGCGAAATTATGTTGGATTCGTTTTCCAATTCTACAACTTAGTCAGCAATCTAAATGTGTTGGAAAATATTGAAGTTGGAAAATATTTATCAAATAATCCGATAGATATAGATGGTTTGATTGACGATTTGGGATTAAAGGAGCATATTTACAAATTCCCCAACGAAATATCTGGAGGACAAGCTCAAAGAACATCAATAGGAAGGGCTATCATCAAAAGGCCAAAATTATTGATTTGTGATGAGCCGACTGGGGCATTGGATTACGAGAGCGCAAAGGATGTTTTGGTTTTGATTGAAAAACTCAACAAACTTTATGGCTCAACTATAATAATCGCAACGCACAACACGCAAATTTCGAAAATGTGCGATGTGATATTGTCTATTCACAATGGCTCGATAAAATCAATCGAAGAAAATAGAGAAAAAATCTCTGCGAATGAGGTGACTTGGTAA
- a CDS encoding GNAT family N-acetyltransferase — MDTIIVNEAINLVPYFENYDTTLKWYEDKDVCKQVDNIDFVYDIDRLKKMYNYLNTHGKLFYIEYNNELVGDISLTDDNEITIVVCKEFQNKHIGRNCVTKILELAKENGLKSVTANIYAFNHQSRKMFEAVGFKQIDEEIFEYKF, encoded by the coding sequence ATGGACACTATAATAGTCAATGAAGCAATCAACCTTGTTCCCTATTTTGAAAATTACGATACTACTTTGAAGTGGTACGAAGATAAAGATGTGTGCAAACAAGTAGACAACATTGATTTCGTATACGATATTGATAGATTAAAAAAAATGTACAATTACTTGAATACTCATGGAAAGTTGTTCTACATTGAATACAATAACGAATTAGTTGGAGATATTTCCTTGACTGATGACAATGAAATAACGATAGTTGTGTGCAAAGAATTTCAAAACAAACATATCGGACGAAATTGTGTCACAAAAATTTTGGAATTAGCAAAAGAAAATGGATTAAAATCTGTCACTGCAAATATCTATGCTTTTAATCATCAAAGCAGAAAAATGTTTGAAGCTGTAGGTTTTAAGCAAATCGATGAAGAAATATTTGAATACAAATTTTAA
- a CDS encoding FtsX-like permease family protein has translation MKNPINKRIARQLVKNPAKYLPIILAMVFVVVFSSSFFTSQDSAKALYYEQINKGKVEDGQFTTIYPLDDVTKGKLEDENIDLYENFNVEISHTNERKLKAFINRKNINIAQILEGRLAERKDEVAISGNYARANKIKLEDSIKLNDKNFKVVGIVSLPDYSSILRNRDDLVMDTGYYGTCLLDKDGFELFKDVPIKYTYSYHTKNNLTKKPANDKLKDLIKIIMKKNVVIDAVTRYDNHCITYLMDDMDGDVPTMTTFMVILFIALAFVSAVQIKSMIEKESSVIGTLLASGYTKAELLKNYMITPVIMTLFSAVVGNVISYSYAYKKYVFLYYQSFDLPKFKPIISLRSFLITCIIPLTIYMAINLLVISMKLKATPLEFLRGTFKREKRKSKVKLTKFNIMTKFKLRMFLDNKFNLIALVFGIFLANMILLYGLSVKPIFESYSENMKNTMKYNYTYFVRTEEKNVKADKSTILDVELTDNDNKKVQFYGVDDNSNYKIKNLSQLKKDEVVVSKGFLQRFEHKINDKIKITEPYNSKTLELKIKGVDEDNNLYQIFTKRELLNKIIEKDSGYFNAYQSNSKLHISNSNLITKINRDEMDKFMIHFLDSFGVVFKMLFYIGIGFYLIITFIISNIILDKSKLNISYLKIFGYNDGEIMSIYVNIVFVMLVVFQLIMIPLIDKLFKLIILVVMSKFDAYIIAKIPVHMYLLAILYSIIIFAVIQLLQKIKISKLDMVKELKTING, from the coding sequence ATGAAAAATCCAATTAACAAAAGGATAGCAAGGCAACTTGTGAAAAATCCTGCAAAATATTTGCCAATTATTTTAGCTATGGTTTTTGTTGTTGTTTTTTCGTCATCTTTTTTCACTTCACAAGATTCAGCAAAGGCTCTTTATTACGAGCAAATAAACAAGGGGAAAGTCGAAGATGGACAATTTACGACGATTTATCCGCTTGATGATGTTACAAAAGGAAAACTCGAAGACGAAAATATAGATTTGTACGAAAATTTCAATGTTGAGATTTCTCATACAAATGAAAGAAAACTCAAAGCTTTCATCAACAGAAAAAACATTAATATAGCTCAAATTTTAGAAGGAAGGCTTGCTGAAAGAAAAGATGAGGTGGCTATTTCCGGAAATTACGCAAGAGCCAACAAAATAAAACTGGAAGATTCGATAAAATTAAACGACAAAAATTTTAAAGTCGTGGGAATTGTTTCACTGCCGGATTACTCATCAATTCTGAGAAATAGAGATGACCTCGTAATGGACACCGGATATTATGGCACTTGTCTGTTAGATAAAGATGGATTTGAGTTATTCAAAGATGTCCCCATCAAATATACTTATTCTTATCACACAAAAAACAACTTAACAAAAAAACCTGCCAACGATAAGCTAAAAGATTTGATTAAGATTATTATGAAGAAAAACGTCGTGATAGATGCAGTTACGAGATACGACAATCACTGCATAACTTACTTAATGGACGATATGGACGGAGACGTTCCGACAATGACAACTTTTATGGTTATTTTGTTCATAGCGCTTGCTTTTGTCAGCGCCGTTCAAATTAAAAGTATGATAGAGAAGGAATCATCCGTAATAGGAACGCTGTTAGCATCTGGATACACGAAGGCTGAATTACTGAAAAATTATATGATAACACCTGTAATTATGACGTTGTTTTCGGCTGTTGTGGGGAATGTAATTTCATATTCCTATGCTTACAAAAAATACGTATTTTTGTACTACCAAAGTTTTGATTTGCCAAAATTCAAACCGATTATAAGTTTGAGGTCGTTTTTGATAACTTGCATAATTCCTCTTACAATTTATATGGCAATTAATTTGTTGGTTATTTCGATGAAATTGAAAGCTACGCCATTGGAATTTTTAAGGGGAACCTTCAAAAGAGAAAAAAGAAAATCCAAGGTGAAACTCACAAAATTTAATATCATGACCAAATTCAAACTCAGAATGTTCTTGGACAACAAATTCAACCTTATCGCACTTGTTTTTGGCATTTTCCTAGCAAATATGATACTGTTATATGGTTTGTCAGTCAAGCCTATTTTCGAGTCGTATTCTGAAAATATGAAAAACACGATGAAATACAACTACACTTATTTTGTGCGAACTGAAGAAAAAAACGTAAAAGCTGACAAGTCGACAATTTTAGACGTTGAATTGACGGATAATGACAATAAAAAAGTTCAGTTTTATGGAGTAGATGACAATTCCAATTATAAAATCAAAAACCTATCGCAATTAAAAAAAGATGAAGTAGTTGTGTCGAAGGGATTTTTGCAGAGATTTGAACATAAAATAAACGACAAAATCAAAATCACAGAGCCTTATAACAGCAAAACACTAGAATTAAAGATAAAAGGTGTTGACGAAGATAATAATTTGTATCAGATATTCACCAAGAGAGAATTGCTGAATAAAATTATCGAAAAAGATAGTGGATATTTTAATGCTTATCAATCGAACAGCAAACTCCACATTTCCAATTCTAATTTAATCACAAAAATCAACAGAGACGAGATGGATAAATTTATGATTCACTTTTTGGATAGTTTCGGAGTTGTTTTTAAAATGTTGTTTTATATTGGAATTGGATTTTATCTGATAATCACATTTATAATTTCCAACATCATACTCGACAAGTCCAAGCTCAACATATCGTATCTCAAAATCTTTGGATACAATGACGGTGAGATAATGAGTATTTACGTTAATATTGTATTTGTAATGCTGGTTGTCTTCCAGCTAATTATGATACCTTTAATAGATAAATTATTTAAACTTATCATATTAGTAGTGATGTCGAAGTTCGATGCGTACATCATAGCAAAAATTCCTGTGCATATGTACTTGCTCGCGATTTTGTACAGCATAATAATTTTTGCGGTTATTCAATTGCTTCAAAAAATAAAAATATCAAAACTCGATATGGTAAAAGAATTGAAAACCATTAATGGATAA